A single Prevotella sp. E15-22 DNA region contains:
- a CDS encoding formate/nitrite transporter family protein, whose amino-acid sequence MNQYVKILRSAFVAGLCISVGCVVNLRVGGVAGACLFSFGLLAVLHYRLKLYTGTAGFIRAKGDWTMLAAVLLGNILGCGVCAMALSYAQPDILPPDMAIVASRLEKGPLPCFLLAIGCGFIMTTAVQFGREGRFLPLLFGVPVFILCGFTHSVADAFYFMAVPEMMGPELLAIYVAEVVGNFVGCNAYRLLVEKSVPFVH is encoded by the coding sequence ATGAATCAGTATGTAAAGATCTTGCGTTCTGCTTTTGTGGCAGGACTTTGTATTTCTGTGGGCTGTGTGGTGAACCTCCGCGTGGGGGGTGTGGCCGGCGCCTGTCTCTTCTCTTTCGGCTTGTTGGCCGTTCTTCACTATCGGTTGAAACTCTATACGGGCACGGCGGGATTCATTCGCGCCAAGGGCGACTGGACAATGCTCGCGGCGGTGCTGCTGGGCAACATCCTGGGATGCGGCGTGTGCGCCATGGCGTTGAGTTATGCGCAGCCTGACATCCTGCCGCCCGACATGGCTATTGTGGCTTCGCGACTGGAGAAAGGGCCCCTGCCCTGCTTCCTGCTGGCCATTGGCTGCGGCTTTATTATGACCACGGCCGTGCAGTTTGGCCGCGAGGGGCGATTCCTGCCCTTGCTGTTTGGCGTGCCGGTGTTCATCCTGTGTGGCTTTACGCACTCGGTGGCCGACGCCTTTTATTTCATGGCGGTGCCCGAGATGATGGGCCCGGAACTGTTGGCTATCTATGTGGCCGAGGTGGTGGGCAACTTCGTGGGCTGCAATGCTTACAGGTTGCTGGTGGAAAAATCTGTCCCGTTCGTGCATTAA